The Solanum dulcamara chromosome 2, daSolDulc1.2, whole genome shotgun sequence region GCAATGCCATCAAAAGTGTAGCAGAAAAGACACAATgtgatcaacaacaacaacaagtggGCAAACACTATCTACAAGCACATATTAGTATTTAATATGTACTTAAAGACTAAAGATAAATCCAACACTATCTAAAAGTGCACCCAACCCCACCCCTAACACAATCCTAATGGGTACGTGGAAAGGCTTTGATTTGtgtatcataaaataacattCACAGAAGAATATAATACTGTACTCTGATAAGTACACAGAACAACTACCCCATCTTCTTTAACATAAACGTTGATATAACCAATTGCAAACAGATTGTCTTACACACACATGGACTTGAAAAATACACGAACTATATCCCGCATTCAGTTCAAATTACCAAGAATTAGTACACACTTAAAAGTCTCAAACAATCGATGGACCACTTCAATCTTTGAAGGGAATGATTCCAATAATAACTCTAAAccaccatttttttttctttctgtcTGTTTCACATTATGAaatatgttgctcggactctcaaTGCCTCCCTATGTGTGTCGGATACTCcaaaatattttacatttttggaggatccaacaAGCTTGCTACGacatatttttgaagaatccgaGCAAATATAGTTCATAATTACCTCAACATAGTATCTAACTATAACAAAGTTCTATGTGTATCACTATTTTTTCAACATAAGAATTAATCTACGAACAAACTCAAAATCAGTTAACATAAAGGTTGATATAACTATATTGCAATCAGATCGTATCTCACACACATGAACTAGATCAGCTTTCATTCAAATTACCAAGAATTAACGATTGATGGACCACCTCAATCTTTGAAGGGAATGATTTCAATAATAACTCAAACCACCATTTCTTCTTTCTGTTAGTTTCACACAATGAAATATGTTGATCAGACTCTCAATGCCTCCCTGTGcgtgtcggatcctccaaaaaaaaaattgtccatGTTTACAGGATCCGAGACGGACGCTGCAACATTTTTTGAAGAATCCGAGCAACATAGTTCATAATTACCTCACAGTCTGTATGATAACTATTATATCATTGAAATCATCTTTAACCTTACTCTAGCAAAAAGTTAAAACATTTTTCAACAATtccagattttaaaaaaaaaacatttcgtACGAAAATCGACGTAAAAATACATACATGCAATATCAGAAAACATGAAgaatcataaattaaaaatcaaatagtataattttatcTGATAATTACCTTAGTGCCACCGTCAATGAAAAAAGGATGATCACAGAGATAGAAAAAAAGCTCTTTCTTAGAACCGACATTGATCGATTCCGGTCCACCGCTAGACCGGGAAATAATATCACGGTAATCCGGTGGCAAAAACCGGTCCCAAACGGCGTCAGATTCAGCAGCCGACCGGAAAATCGTAGCTACCACCGATAACTGACTCGCATCTCTCGGACTCGTCAATGATAGTACGTTCTCTATGCAACCTTCAGGCAGGTGGTAGATATCACCACCACCGCTGCCGCCGCTAACGGCTGAGCTATGTCGGTTTTCCATCGCCATTGTGATACAAATACTATACTTGATATTCTCTtccctatttatatatatatgaaattagttttaaaacGGCGCAGTATCCTCGTGATGGTAATGGGTTAAGAATGTAAACTAGGCCAAAACAATCTATTTATAGAGATGGGGTTGAAATACTCCAAGTTTGAAATCCGACTAATTTGAATTCGCCTTATGTAGTAAGAATCAAAGCCGTTTCAATAAATTTTGGGGGCCTAAAGCTAAATTTTATAGAGAaacattatattttttaattaacatatataaattgaataattataatatactcAATATAATCCTACAAATGAGGTCCAGAGAGGTAGGATATATACGGACATTCTGTAGTAAGAGCGTAAATAATGTAAAatttcaatgaaaaatatataatataatgttaaaataataaaactgattaaaaaaatttaaaaatttatataaatattgaaaTAGCGTTGCACTGAATTTGATAAGTTggtataataatattaaaacaaTGTTGAATTGTTGATTAGTTTTAgtgcttgaaatttgaagaaaacaccaaaaaataaatttaatttttttataaacatacaacaatagattttgcataatgTAGAAGGTTTGACCATTTGAGATActttagaatattcaataatgagagaataaaaatagtgaaaggGGAAAAAAGTAAATGTAAAATTAATAATGTTGGTTCATTATAATAGTCAGAATATAAATGAGGCAACAAAAAATATAGCCACATAAGAAAGAATGTCACAATTaactaaataatttttcatttctcaattattacaaCAATTCTTATATTAAATGAggtaaaaattattatattttataccaaaaaaattcttttcaaatttatcaatatatgagtttttttaaaacaatatatatactgTACACATGACATACATCTTGAGAAAAAATGGATGcccaaaaaaaattgaggtcCCAAGCGAACGCTTTAATGGCCTTAATGGTCGAAACAGCCCTAGTAGGAACTCATTCAGGAAAAAACATTTTCTACAAAAGATTTTTCATTTGCAAAACTCAAacacaaaatctttaattaagaAAAGAGTAACTCATTCACTGCATCATATTATTTGACCGTGAAAAGATAGATATTTGTTATAGAATTGAATTGCTATGTAAGGGCTTCGTTTATTCCggtattttattattattattgttatgatAAAATGTTAAAAAATGTGTGATATACGTAAAGAGTCGGTTTCAAAGAATTTTCtattattatgataaaatattgttacaAAGAGATTTGGCGTCTAACgatatgttatatttttttaaatcaaattattaAGTTTAAACATTAATATTGATAGAACAATTTGCGTGTATAAAATGTGGCTTAGTCGATGTTACTAAGTGTATTGATGTGGTCGaagtttgttttgtttttttgaaaattagaaaattatatatattttttgtatttataatAAAGATAACATGTTTAGTGCTATTTTACAAATGGAGTTTATGTAGATCTTATTTGTATCTTATGAATGCCGAGAGATTGTTTTTAGTAGATCCTcgactttatattttttatatttataatataataaaatattcaatgtAATCTCGCGGATAGAATCATAAGAGGATAAAGTTCTTATTTATATCTCGTGAAAATAGAGAGACCATTTTCAATAGATCCTCGATTTcatgagaaaataaaatttatataaatatttattgtattttgtaaaaatattttaatagaccCTCTACTTCAttactaaatattttattagtaattgataatgcctatgtataaaaaaaaaaaaaaacttaaccattaagtctaaaaaaaaaaaaaaaacttaaccaTTAAGTCTATGCTTTGGGACTCATAACATGCATATTCCCTTTTTagttcttttccttttctttttctatcaaaagtcaaaacaaagaaaaagaactttcccaaaataagaagaagaaaaaaaggatagACTTAATGGTtaaggtttgcatatatattatttttttaataatattttatttataatattatataaatatgttattattgttattgtagaaaaaaagaagaaaccaAATATAAAAAGTGATTGGAGGatatatatttgtttctttaaaattgatgtacaaaatgaattgatttaccttatttttataaaagaaaagaagcttttgcgagatttttttcaaaaaactatTTGTAAGGTTTTTCAGAAGTTGTTTGCAAATTGTTTGTTTGAATTACTTGTAAGCAACTGCTTCAGCTACTCACAACCTACCTGCTTGATTGCAAATTTCGAAAAGCTATTATAAGGTTTTTCAAAAGCTATTTACAAGTTGCTTGCTTGAGATATTTATATAAGCTACTCGCTTAATTGGATACTCTTTTTCTCTGTTCCAGGTACAAGTCAAGttgaatttacaaaaaaaaaattcagtgTTAGAAGTATTCAAATCCATAAATTCACTACAAAACAAGGCCGGAACCAATTTGAGACTTGattgtaatattttttaatatttcaaatACAAGTATGAAAAAATGTCTATAACTTCTTCCCACCTGAATACATGATACATTTTTATATAACTAAAATCATACCAATTGATTGATTATTGCTTTCTCAGACTTGATCATGTTATATTAGTGAAATTTGATGCAAAAAAAGTTTTACGAATTCTTAAGATTTCTTCGTGttcatattttaataaaaaatttagcTCTACCAGAGAAAAATAGCATAGTAGTGCTACATTTACCAATTCCTCCTCTTTTTGTGAAGATTTCAGTGGAAAATTAATGAATTTGTTCAGTATTAATATAATATGTCTTCCAAATGAAACAAGTACCAATTGTTGAATACtaagataaaattatttgtAAAATCAATCCAAGAATCTGCATCAAAGTCAGATTACAAAGAGCAAAAACTAATTTAAGACACTGAACCATGCCTAAGTACCAAAACTGTTGATGCCAGTTGATTGCAGGCGGAGTGGCGGTGACTTGGTGAAGAGAATCTATAAGAGAAGGTTCTTGAACCGAGTTACGACCAAATTGAGCATAAAACCAACGAGTTCAATCGAAACAAGGTAACGAGTATAATTCTTAGGGCAGGATCAAGCTTCGAAGGCATGGATGATGTAGGCTGAATAATGGACCTACTTACAGTTACGAGACCAATgacttaaataaaataaagatgtTGAGAGAAAGTCTTAGCATTTGTGTCCATCTTATTCTtcagtcttcttcttctttttcttcttctctttctttttatcaGCAGTTTCAATTTCATCCTCATCAACATCAccatgttttcttttctttttcttacttttttccACTTCAACATTTTCTTCAGTACCATCgcgcttcttcttcttcttcttcttcttcttcttctcctccttcgTACTCGTTTCTTCGTAGTCACCATTGTCAGCACCATCAGTTGATACAACATTATCCTCTGCTTCAGCATGCTGCtgcttcttcttttcctttttcttctcaGCTTCCTTAATTTGAGATGGTGGTTCATCTATATTCATCTTTTGCTCCTCGTTTTCATCACGTCCGAGAATAGAATCAGCAGAAGGATTGTAAACCTACACTGAGGGTAAGTCAATAGCTGGAAATAGAATCAACAAAGTAAAAACAAGACGAGACCTCTCTATAACAATCATCTTCTATAAAAACATTTCATTATACCGGCCATGTTTTCTTTGGAACCGATTTTCATGTTATGTTATAATGTATGTTCTCTATAACAGCATTTCTCTATAGCAGCCAAAAAATATCCGGCGAATGATGTTGTTATAGAGAGGTGTGGCTGCACAAAGTGAAGTCTAGTTCCTGACCTTAGCTGGTGTTATCAATGCTCCTGCGCCGTTCTTACGATCCTTGTCATAAACTTCGATTTTAGGTTTCCCTTTAGCAGAACCAGCTGATTTACCCAACTCTTTGCCTTCTAAAGCTCTTAATCGGGCTTCAAGCTACAAAAGTTGACGACAATCATAATTAGGTGTAACTATGGTATGAGCAGAAATGAAACAAAAACAGTCCCAATTCAATAGTATTTGATAAAGTATTACCTTGACCCGATTCTCCAAACCCATTGTATTATCTTGGCCATCTCCAAGAGCATCATATCGAATTGCCAAAGAAGCTTTACTGGCAAGAGATCTTGCGATTTTACCCTTGTGTTTTGGTGCTGCCTGACCGATCAAAGACGCGTGATATATAAGCCCATACTTGGGAGTAGCGTGCTTCGTCTTTAAAGCTCTAAAGAGTGCCTTTTCTGCCCCAAGTATCTGTACTGTACTTCCAGGTTGTTTTGCAAGATTCATCAAGCTGCCACCATGGGCAATAAGGCGAGCACCAACAAGTTCTCCAACTAGAGCCGTAAGATTTGGGGCAATGGTATTCATCCTGCTCTTCAAATAATCATACAACTGAGCCCGGTACTCCGAGAAGGACAGAACTTGGCTGCATAAATCTTTAATATTCTCCAGATCAAGATCACTGACTTCAGTTCCCATTGAAATCATGGCTGCCTCTTTCAGTTCTGCCTCGACCTCTTCCGGAAGTATCTGCGAACAACCAAGATCATACAaagattatgaattttagtTTCTATCAAAGAAGTAAATCATGTTATAGCACAGAAGCGGAATTTGACTGCAATCTGCCACAGCAAGTAAGCGCAGCGAATGTAATATTTGTATTACTACTTTGACCGGGGAAGGGAGTCTTGTTGTTCTTTCTAGTTCAATAAAGAATGATTTTAAAGAGCAAGAAAGAAGTCGAATTCCCACCTCAGAGAAATCAAGCTTTGCGGCATTGACACGGTCACCCATCAACTTAACCGCCTTGGCATAAAGGATGTTATCTTGTACAATCTTTGCGAGCTCGGGAAAATGCCAACCATACCATTCTCGTACCCTCATTGCATAAGTGTTTAGCTCTTTATCAAGATCATCCAACAAACCAATGGCCTGGACAATCATTGTATCCACCTGAAGAGCAACAAATATTGAGTCATAAGCTCTTGTATTAGTTTGGTGAAAAAGGATCACGTCCTCAAGATTATTAAAAATGAaagtttaaataatttaaaaactgCAGgaaaatgacatcaaaatcagaATTCCAATGTCAAACTTTCTGATATGTATTACAGTACGGAGGCCAAAATATTAGTATAAATTTAACCACAAAAGTGAAACGATAACACACACATTGAGATGAGGaacattaaaaataatacaacCTATCACAATAGAAAGTTCACCTTGTCAGGACTAAATTTCAGCTTGTATCTTGAAAGACTGTGAGACAAACCCAAACTCAT contains the following coding sequences:
- the LOC129881128 gene encoding probable nucleolar protein 5-2 isoform X1, coding for MLVLFETPAGFALFKVLDEGKLSKVEDLSKEFTTSDSARKVVKLKAFSKFENTSEALSAATLLIDSKPSKGLRKFLKAHCDGETLGVADSKLGNAIKEKLQIECVHNNVVMELMRGLRSQLTELISGLATQDLAPMSLGLSHSLSRYKLKFSPDKVDTMIVQAIGLLDDLDKELNTYAMRVREWYGWHFPELAKIVQDNILYAKAVKLMGDRVNAAKLDFSEILPEEVEAELKEAAMISMGTEVSDLDLENIKDLCSQVLSFSEYRAQLYDYLKSRMNTIAPNLTALVGELVGARLIAHGGSLMNLAKQPGSTVQILGAEKALFRALKTKHATPKYGLIYHASLIGQAAPKHKGKIARSLASKASLAIRYDALGDGQDNTMGLENRVKLEARLRALEGKELGKSAGSAKGKPKIEVYDKDRKNGAGALITPAKVYNPSADSILGRDENEEQKMNIDEPPSQIKEAEKKKEKKKQQHAEAEDNVVSTDGADNGDYEETSTKEEKKKKKKKKKKRDGTEENVEVEKSKKKKRKHGDVDEDEIETADKKKEKKKKKKKTEE
- the LOC129881128 gene encoding probable nucleolar protein 5-2 isoform X2, which codes for MLVLFETPAGFALFKVLDEGKLSKVEDLSKEFTTSDSARKVVKLKAFSKFENTSEALSAATLLIDSKPSKGLRKFLKAHCDGETLGVADSKLGNAIKEKLQIECVHNNVVMELMRGLRSQLTELISGLATQDLAPMSLGLSHSLSRYKLKFSPDKVDTMIVQAIGLLDDLDKELNTYAMRVREWYGWHFPELAKIVQDNILYAKAVKLMGDRVNAAKLDFSEILPEEVEAELKEAAMISMGTEVSDLDLENIKDLCSQVLSFSEYRAQLYDYLKSRMNTIAPNLTALVGELVGARLIAHGGSLMNLAKQPGSTVQILGAEKALFRALKTKHATPKYGLIYHASLIGQAAPKHKGKIARSLASKASLAIRYDALGDGQDNTMGLENRVKLEARLRALEGKELGKSAGSAKGKPKIEVYDKDRKNGAGALITPAKCRFTILLLILFSDVMKTRSKR